From a single Lolium rigidum isolate FL_2022 chromosome 7, APGP_CSIRO_Lrig_0.1, whole genome shotgun sequence genomic region:
- the LOC124676477 gene encoding hydroxyproline O-galactosyltransferase GALT5-like, whose amino-acid sequence MPPAPRKRLGRATLVLAGAGYLAFLLLFELPSLPFSSPASSSSSLPTHRSRRRELEASASTSLFSPARPSNPAFPSAASPAPSPPPRPIFSSLLVLPRSNATATPFDGTAADAFSAAKPHLAHLRTAAAAAASAASPPPSSPTCPPSISLDADNLPAEGVRTVELPCGLAVGSHVTVVARPRPARPEYDPKIAERKDRKTPLMVSQFMVELVGTKVVDGEAPPRILHFNPRIRGDYSGRPVIEMNSCYRMQWGRSQRCEGFASRPAEETVDAQLKCEKWIRDDDNKSEESKMKWWVKRLIGRPKDVHISWPYPFAEGKLFVLTLTAGLEGYHVNVDGRHVTSFPYRTGYTLEDATGLSLNGDIDIESVFASSLPSSHPSFSPERYLEMSEQWRAPPLPTEPVELFIGILSAASHFAERMAVRKSWMMYTRKSSNIVARFFVALNGKKEINAELKKEAEFFRDIVIVPFMDSYDLVVLKTIAIAEYGVRVIPAKYVMKCDDDTFVRIDSVLEQVKKVRSDKSVYVGSMNYYHRPLRSGKWAVTYEEWPESVYPNYANGPGYVISADIARYIVSEFDNQTLRLFKMEDVSMGMWVEKFNVTRRPVEYRHDVRFYQAGCFDGYFTAHYQSPQHMICLWRKLQSGNTHCCNVR is encoded by the exons atgccgccggcgccgcgcAAACGCCTGGGCCGTGCGACCCtcgtcctcgccggagcgggttacctcgccttcctcctcctcttcgagcTCCCTTCCCTGCCCTTCTCGTCCcccgcctcctcgtcgtcctcgctaCCTACccaccgctcgcgccgccgcgaGCTCGAGGCCTCGGCGTCCACCTCCCTCTTCTCGCCTGCCCGTCCCTCCAACCCCGCCTTCCCCTCGGCCGCGTCTCCCGCGCCgtcgcctccgccgcgcccgATCTTCTCCTCCCTCCTCGTCCTCCCGAGGTCCAACGCCACCGCGACCCCCTTCGACGGCACCGCCGCCGACGCCTTCTCCGCCGCAAAGCCCCATCTTGCTCACCTAcgaactgccgccgccgccgccgcatccgccGCGTCCCCGCCCCCGTCCTCCCCGACATGCCCTCCCTCCATCTCGCTGGACGCGGACAACCTCCCCGCGGAAGGGGTCCGGACGGTGGAGCTGCCGTGCGGGCTCGCGGTGGGCTCCCACGTCACGGTGGTGGCACGCCCGAGGCCCGCGCGGCCGGAGTACGACCCCAAGATCGCCGAGCGCAAGGACAGGAAGACGCCTCTCATGGTGTCGCAGTTCATGGTCGAGCTGGTGGGCACCAAGGTCGTAGACGGCGAGGCGCCGCCCAGGATACTGCACTTCAACCCCAGGATCCGCGGGGACTACAGCGGCAGGCCGGTGATTGAGATGAACAGCTGCTACAGGATGCAGTGGGGCCGCTCGCAGCGATGCGAGGGCTTCGCATCCCGTCCCGCAGAAGAGACTG TTGATGCTCAGCTGAAGTGTGAGAAATGGATTCGGGATGATGACAACAAGTCAGAGGAGTCAAAGATGAAATGGTGGGTGAAACGTTTAATTGGTAGGCCAAAGGATGTGCACATCAGTTGGCCATACCCATTCGCAGAAGGCAAGCTGTTTGTTTTGACTCTAACAGCTGGTTTGGAGGGTTACCATGTCAACGTTGATGGGAGGCATGTCACTTCATTTCCTTACCGCACT GGTTACACTCTTGAGGATGCAACAGGATTGTCTCTGAATGGAGACATCGATATTGAATCAGTTTTTGCTAGTTCTTTGCCCAGTTCACATCCTAGTTTCTCCCCAGAGAGATACCTCGAAATGTCTGAGCAGTGGAGGGCCCCACCACTACCGACTGAACCAGTCGAGCTATTTATTGGCATTCTGTCAGCAGCTAGCCATTTTGCCGAGCGTATGGCTGTGCGGAAGTCATGGATGATGTATACAAGAAAATCATCAAATATTGTAGCTCGGTTCTTTGTGGCTCTG AACGGGAAAAAGGAGATCAATGCAGAACTCAAAAAGGAGGCAGAGTTCTTCCGTGACATCGTTATCGTGCCTTTCATGGATAGCTATGACCTTGTTGTTCTGAAAACCATTGCCATTGCCGAGTATGGG GTTCGAGTCATCCCGGCAAAATATGTAATGAAATGTGATGATGATACATTTGTTAGAATTGATTCCGTACTAGAACAAGTGAAGAAAGTTCGAAGTGATAAGAGTGTATATGTGGGAAGCATGAACTACTACCATAGACCACTGAGATCCGGGAAGTGGGCTGTGACTTATGAG GAATGGCCAGAGTCTGTGTACCCAAATTATGCTAATGGGCCTGGGTATGTGATCTCAGCAGACATTGCACGCTACATTGTATCCGAATTTGACAATCAGACACTTCGG CTATTTAAGATGGAAGATGTCAGCATGGGTATGTGGGTCGAGAAATTCAATGTCACTCGTCGACCAGTGGAGTATCGGCATGATGTCAGGTTCTACCAGGCTGGTTGCTTTGATGGTTACTTCACCGCACACTATCAGTCCCCTCAGCACATGATCTGTCTGTGGAGAAAACTACAGTCTGGTAACACCCATTGCTGCAACGTGAGATGA